From Pseudoalteromonas sp. DL-6, one genomic window encodes:
- a CDS encoding META domain-containing protein, with protein MKLAAIPMLIIGLCVGCASTGTVTTEQLKYTQWQLSKVDDLAIPASFKASMSFIDALQINGFTGCNKFFGEGSLEDSSLSVSKLGMTRKSCGPELDEFEQQFLQALQQGAVLNMQDQTLVMQAEQKFVFIPK; from the coding sequence ATGAAATTAGCAGCAATACCGATGCTTATAATCGGTTTATGTGTTGGTTGCGCATCAACAGGGACAGTTACCACTGAGCAGCTAAAATATACACAATGGCAATTATCAAAGGTTGATGATTTGGCCATTCCCGCGTCCTTTAAAGCATCAATGAGCTTTATCGATGCGCTACAAATAAACGGCTTTACCGGATGTAATAAGTTCTTTGGTGAAGGCTCACTTGAAGACAGTAGCCTGAGCGTAAGCAAATTAGGTATGACACGTAAATCATGTGGCCCTGAACTGGATGAGTTTGAACAACAGTTTTTACAGGCTCTGCAGCAAGGTGCAGTGCTTAACATGCAAGACCAAACATTGGTAATGCAAGCTGAACAAAAATTTGTGTTTATCCCAAAATAA
- the thiE gene encoding thiamine phosphate synthase — MNNVVWTIAGSDSGGGAGIQADIKAMQSFGVHGCTAITALTAQNSLGVEAINAVSTDVIESQLLALEKDMKAKVIKIGMLANVQQIQLISEHISHYKAKWPTPPVIVYDPVAIASSGDLLTEEDTVSAIKECLLPLVDVITPNTHETQLLTGVYLIGPAAIKEAASKLMAWGAKAVVIKGGHWDYPSGYCIDYCSQGNEEYWLGNEKIQVPHNHGTGCSMASVIAACLAKDYPLKDAFILAKAYINQGLKQSVRYGEGIGPVAQTSFPTDLAHYPQVIEAGSWLGDELDFDVPLDFNMAADFAACESKALGAYAVVDSVEWLEKCLQNGIKTAQLRVKDKSEDELEQLVASAVALGQQYSAHVFINDYWQLAIKHGAYGVHLGQEDLESANLAAIKEAGLRLGLSTHGFYEMLRAHNYRPSYMAFGAIYPTTTKDMAGQIQGLEKLTRFVPLMQSYPTVAIGGIDLNRTQEVAKTGVGSVAVVRAITEADDYVEAINTLKSVINENAC; from the coding sequence ATGAACAATGTAGTATGGACGATTGCGGGCTCAGACTCCGGCGGTGGCGCAGGTATTCAAGCTGATATTAAAGCAATGCAAAGCTTTGGTGTGCACGGTTGTACTGCGATTACCGCACTAACAGCACAAAACAGTTTAGGTGTTGAGGCGATTAATGCCGTCTCTACTGATGTGATTGAGTCGCAGTTATTGGCACTCGAAAAAGACATGAAAGCCAAAGTAATTAAAATTGGTATGTTAGCTAACGTGCAGCAAATTCAATTGATCAGTGAGCATATTAGCCATTACAAAGCGAAGTGGCCAACCCCGCCGGTGATTGTGTACGATCCTGTGGCTATTGCCTCAAGCGGTGACTTACTAACAGAAGAAGACACTGTAAGCGCGATTAAAGAATGCCTATTACCGCTGGTGGATGTAATTACCCCTAATACCCATGAAACACAGTTATTAACAGGTGTGTATTTAATTGGCCCCGCAGCAATTAAAGAAGCAGCAAGCAAACTAATGGCATGGGGTGCCAAAGCGGTGGTTATAAAAGGTGGGCATTGGGATTACCCAAGTGGTTACTGTATTGATTACTGCTCACAAGGTAATGAAGAGTACTGGTTGGGTAATGAAAAAATTCAGGTTCCGCACAATCATGGCACTGGCTGTAGTATGGCGTCTGTTATTGCTGCATGCCTTGCAAAGGACTATCCGTTAAAAGATGCGTTTATTTTAGCTAAAGCCTATATAAACCAAGGTTTAAAGCAATCAGTTCGCTATGGCGAGGGGATAGGGCCGGTTGCACAAACGTCGTTTCCGACTGACCTAGCGCATTACCCTCAAGTGATTGAAGCGGGTAGTTGGTTGGGTGATGAGCTAGATTTTGATGTACCGCTTGATTTTAATATGGCAGCTGACTTTGCTGCGTGTGAAAGCAAAGCGCTTGGCGCTTATGCGGTAGTCGATAGCGTAGAGTGGCTAGAAAAATGCTTACAAAATGGCATTAAAACAGCGCAATTAAGAGTTAAAGATAAAAGCGAAGATGAGCTGGAACAATTAGTCGCAAGCGCGGTCGCTTTGGGTCAGCAATACAGTGCGCATGTGTTTATTAACGATTACTGGCAGCTGGCAATCAAACATGGCGCATATGGTGTGCATTTAGGACAAGAAGACTTAGAGAGCGCAAATTTAGCGGCTATAAAAGAAGCAGGCCTGCGACTTGGGCTTTCTACCCATGGCTTTTATGAAATGCTTCGGGCGCATAATTACCGCCCAAGCTACATGGCCTTTGGCGCGATTTACCCTACCACCACCAAAGACATGGCAGGGCAAATTCAAGGGCTTGAAAAGCTAACTCGATTTGTGCCATTAATGCAAAGTTATCCTACTGTGGCTATTGGTGGAATTGATTTAAATAGGACGCAAGAGGTTGCTAAAACTGGCGTGGGCAGTGTAGCCGTGGTACGTGCTATTACCGAGGCTGATGATTATGTAGAGGCAATCAATACCTTAAAATCGGTGATAAATGAGAATGCCTGCTAA
- a CDS encoding thiazole synthase has protein sequence MLPPDNITIYGEQFSSRLLIGSALYPSPATMTKAINASGADIVTVSLRRQQSAAAGDDFWQLIKNTGLKVLPNTAGCHSVKEAINLAKMCREVFATDWIKLELIGDDYNLQPDPFALLEATEILIKDGFKVLPYCTDDLVLCQRLDELGCEVLMPWGAPIGTGKGLLNSYNLKAIRERLPNSTLIVDAGLGLPSHACQALELGYDAVLLNSAIAGAGCPITMGRAFKAAVEAGRFAYNAKAMPEKDVAAPSTPTMGMPFWHQT, from the coding sequence ATGTTACCTCCCGATAATATCACTATTTATGGCGAGCAATTTTCAAGTAGATTACTGATTGGCTCTGCGCTTTACCCATCTCCCGCGACGATGACTAAAGCAATTAATGCTTCAGGAGCGGATATTGTTACTGTGTCTTTACGTCGCCAGCAAAGCGCAGCTGCAGGAGATGATTTTTGGCAACTTATAAAGAATACAGGGCTCAAAGTTTTACCTAACACAGCAGGATGCCACAGTGTTAAAGAGGCCATTAATTTAGCTAAAATGTGTCGAGAAGTATTTGCTACCGATTGGATAAAGCTGGAATTAATTGGCGATGACTATAACTTACAGCCAGATCCTTTTGCTCTGCTTGAAGCCACTGAGATTTTAATTAAAGATGGGTTTAAAGTACTGCCTTACTGCACCGATGACTTAGTGCTTTGCCAACGTTTAGATGAATTAGGCTGCGAGGTGCTAATGCCATGGGGCGCGCCAATTGGTACCGGTAAGGGATTATTAAATAGTTATAACTTAAAGGCGATACGGGAGCGTTTACCTAACAGCACATTAATTGTAGATGCTGGGTTAGGTTTACCATCGCATGCCTGCCAAGCCTTAGAATTAGGGTATGATGCGGTATTATTAAATTCAGCCATAGCGGGCGCGGGTTGCCCTATTACCATGGGACGTGCATTTAAAGCAGCTGTTGAAGCAGGGCGCTTTGCTTATAACGCCAAAGCAATGCCAGAAAAAGACGTTGCGGCCCCATCAACCCCCACAATGGGTATGCCATTTTGGCATCAAACGTAA
- the thiC gene encoding phosphomethylpyrimidine synthase ThiC, with protein sequence MSNTTNKATRRETRAAASDYIYNLTGQPFPSSHKVYVAGSQQGVRVGMREITLSDTFIGGDEQNPVYESNAPLRVYDTSGPYTDPEFKLDVRKGLNKYREQWIESRNDTEVLESVTSQFAQQRMADDGLDHIRFEHLPKIRRAKAGKNVTQMHYARQGIVTPEMEYVAIRENMGRAQIREELLAAQHKGESFGASIPEFITPEFVRDEIARGRAILPNNINHPETEPMIVGRNFLVKVNANIGNSSVGSSIEEEVEKMVWSTRWGADTVMDLSTGRYIHETREWLVRNSPVPIGTVPIYQALEKVNGVAEDLTWEIFRDTLIEQAEQGVDYFTIHAGVLLRYVPMTAKRVTGIVSRGGSIMAKWCLAHHKENFLYTHFEDICEILKQYDVCFSLGDGLRPGSIADANDEAQFSELRTLGELTKIAWKHDVQVFIEGPGHVPMHMIKANMDEQLKHCDEAPFYTLGPLTTDIAPGYDHITSGIGAAQIAWYGCAMLCYVTPKEHLGLPNKEDVKEGLITYKIAAHAADLAKGHPGAQERDNALSKARFEFRWHDQFNIGLDPVRAREYHDETLPQESGKVAHFCSMCGPKFCSMKITQEVRDYAKDLEARGIDPNNVGDAIEIKMVDVEAEMKAKSEEFKQTGSEIYHKAI encoded by the coding sequence ATGTCAAATACAACAAATAAAGCCACCCGTCGCGAAACTCGTGCGGCCGCATCAGATTATATTTATAACTTAACCGGTCAGCCGTTTCCAAGCTCCCATAAAGTATACGTTGCAGGTAGCCAGCAAGGCGTACGTGTGGGTATGCGTGAAATCACATTGAGCGATACTTTTATTGGTGGTGATGAACAAAACCCAGTGTATGAGTCAAATGCACCACTGCGTGTTTACGATACATCAGGCCCGTATACCGATCCTGAATTTAAATTGGATGTGCGCAAGGGACTTAATAAATACCGTGAACAATGGATTGAGAGCCGTAATGATACCGAAGTACTCGAGTCGGTAACCTCACAGTTTGCACAGCAGCGTATGGCTGATGATGGGCTAGATCATATTCGCTTTGAACACCTTCCAAAAATACGCCGTGCAAAAGCAGGTAAAAATGTCACCCAAATGCATTATGCCCGCCAAGGGATAGTCACCCCAGAAATGGAATATGTAGCGATACGTGAAAACATGGGGCGTGCGCAAATACGTGAAGAGTTACTAGCTGCGCAGCATAAAGGGGAGTCGTTTGGCGCGAGCATCCCTGAGTTTATTACTCCTGAATTTGTGCGTGATGAAATTGCTCGCGGTCGCGCTATTTTACCTAACAATATTAATCACCCAGAAACCGAGCCTATGATTGTTGGTCGTAACTTTTTAGTTAAAGTTAACGCCAATATTGGTAATTCATCAGTGGGTTCATCTATCGAAGAAGAAGTAGAAAAAATGGTGTGGTCAACCCGCTGGGGTGCTGACACCGTAATGGATTTATCAACAGGGCGTTACATTCACGAAACCCGTGAATGGCTGGTACGTAATTCGCCAGTACCTATCGGTACTGTTCCAATTTACCAAGCACTTGAAAAAGTCAATGGCGTAGCAGAAGACCTAACCTGGGAAATATTTCGCGACACTCTGATTGAACAAGCAGAACAAGGCGTTGATTACTTTACCATTCATGCTGGTGTGCTGCTACGTTATGTACCAATGACAGCAAAGCGCGTAACCGGTATTGTGTCACGTGGTGGCTCAATTATGGCTAAATGGTGTTTAGCGCACCACAAAGAAAACTTCTTATACACTCACTTTGAAGATATTTGTGAAATTTTAAAACAATACGATGTGTGTTTTTCACTAGGGGACGGTTTACGTCCGGGCTCTATTGCTGATGCGAACGATGAAGCGCAATTTAGTGAGCTTCGTACCTTAGGGGAACTGACAAAAATAGCTTGGAAGCACGATGTACAAGTGTTCATAGAAGGCCCTGGACATGTGCCTATGCATATGATCAAAGCCAATATGGATGAGCAGCTTAAACATTGCGATGAAGCGCCATTTTATACCTTAGGCCCACTGACAACAGATATTGCCCCTGGGTATGATCATATTACCTCGGGTATTGGTGCAGCGCAGATTGCTTGGTATGGCTGTGCGATGTTGTGTTACGTAACACCTAAAGAGCATTTAGGTTTGCCAAATAAAGAAGACGTTAAAGAAGGTCTTATTACCTACAAAATTGCCGCTCATGCCGCCGATTTAGCGAAAGGTCACCCAGGTGCACAAGAGCGAGATAACGCGCTATCAAAAGCGCGCTTTGAATTTAGATGGCATGACCAATTTAATATTGGTTTAGACCCTGTTCGCGCCCGTGAATACCATGATGAAACACTGCCGCAAGAATCAGGCAAAGTGGCGCATTTTTGTTCTATGTGTGGCCCTAAGTTTTGTTCCATGAAAATAACCCAAGAAGTACGCGACTACGCCAAAGATCTAGAAGCGCGCGGTATTGATCCTAATAACGTGGGTGATGCCATTGAAATCAAAATGGTTGATGTTGAGGCCGAGATGAAAGCCAAATCTGAAGAGTTTAAGCAAACAGGCTCAGAGATTTACCACAAAGCAATATAA
- a CDS encoding HesA/MoeB/ThiF family protein, with protein MRMPANMQTQQLSDKETLRYSRHLLLKDVGLEGQLTLKAATVAVVGAGGLGSPALLYLAAAGIGTLILIDDDTVELSNLQRQILYKVNHLGQQKVNAAGKVLASLNNQINIVTHSQKLSDANSDALFSNADIVLDCSDNFATRYTVNRFCVNNKTPLISAAALATQGQLMGFDFRQTDSPCYGCVFPQNDANPVVNCDNAGVISPLLGVIGSMQAQLTLNMLLGHCGGSVFITFDALSLKQQHFKMAKNLACRECESVSKEQLRF; from the coding sequence ATGAGAATGCCTGCTAACATGCAAACGCAGCAGCTCAGCGACAAAGAAACTCTACGTTATAGCCGCCACTTATTATTAAAAGATGTGGGGCTTGAGGGGCAGTTAACACTTAAAGCGGCAACCGTTGCTGTGGTAGGTGCAGGTGGACTAGGAAGTCCTGCGCTACTTTATTTAGCAGCTGCTGGTATCGGCACACTAATATTAATTGATGACGATACCGTTGAACTCTCTAATTTACAGCGGCAAATACTGTATAAAGTGAATCACTTAGGGCAGCAAAAAGTAAATGCAGCAGGGAAGGTGCTTGCGAGCCTGAATAATCAAATAAACATAGTGACTCACTCGCAAAAGTTGAGCGATGCTAACAGTGATGCACTATTCAGTAACGCCGATATCGTACTTGATTGCTCTGATAACTTTGCGACTCGTTACACCGTCAATCGTTTTTGCGTAAACAACAAAACACCACTAATTTCTGCAGCAGCGCTAGCAACCCAAGGGCAATTAATGGGCTTTGACTTTAGGCAAACAGATAGCCCTTGCTATGGCTGCGTATTTCCACAAAATGATGCTAACCCTGTTGTTAATTGCGACAATGCGGGCGTTATTAGTCCCTTACTTGGTGTAATTGGCTCTATGCAGGCACAGCTAACTCTTAATATGTTGTTAGGTCATTGTGGTGGGAGTGTGTTTATAACCTTTGACGCATTAAGCTTAAAGCAACAGCATTTTAAGATGGCTAAAAATTTAGCGTGTAGAGAGTGCGAAAGTGTGAGTAAAGAACAGCTTCGCTTTTAA
- a CDS encoding acyl-CoA thioesterase: MAFKVDFKVRDYECDLQGIVNNSVYFNYLEHARHEFLYAHGVDFAQLAKDKINLVVMRSEMDYKHSLLPGDEFYVAVEPVRISRLKFAFKQTVVRKQDEKVMLNALVIGTSVNERGRPFLPPQIDDLFQAVA; this comes from the coding sequence ATGGCCTTTAAAGTAGACTTTAAGGTGCGCGACTACGAATGTGACTTACAAGGTATTGTAAATAACAGTGTTTATTTTAATTATCTTGAGCACGCTCGCCACGAGTTTTTATACGCACACGGCGTTGATTTTGCACAGCTTGCAAAAGATAAAATTAACTTAGTGGTGATGCGCAGTGAAATGGATTACAAACATTCCCTATTGCCTGGAGATGAGTTTTATGTGGCGGTAGAGCCTGTGCGTATTAGTCGTCTTAAGTTTGCATTTAAACAAACGGTAGTGCGCAAACAAGATGAAAAAGTGATGCTCAATGCCTTAGTTATTGGTACATCAGTTAATGAAAGAGGTCGTCCATTTTTACCACCACAGATAGATGACTTATTCCAAGCCGTTGCATAG
- the asd gene encoding archaetidylserine decarboxylase (Phosphatidylserine decarboxylase is synthesized as a single chain precursor. Generation of the pyruvoyl active site from a Ser is coupled to cleavage of a Gly-Ser bond between the larger (beta) and smaller (alpha chains). It is an integral membrane protein.) codes for MSLDKFKIAMQYAMPKHFISRVVGKLAAAKAGALTTTLIKLFIKQYKINMSEAKYSDPAHYKTFNEFFTRPLKDGARPMVEDDDIIIHPVDGAISQLGDIVDGQLIQAKGHDYSLQALLGGSQDDTTPFLGGKFATIYLAPKDYHRIHMPIDGTLSKMIYVPGDLFSVNPLTAQNVPNLFARNERVVAIFETEIGPLAMVLVGATIVASIETIWAGTVTPPAGSDVFSWNYPTKGENAITLKKGEEMGRFKLGSTVVLAWGADKADIFDDQRPETVTRLGTAFAKIDD; via the coding sequence GTGAGTTTAGATAAATTTAAAATCGCCATGCAATATGCTATGCCAAAGCACTTTATTTCTCGTGTAGTAGGTAAGCTTGCAGCTGCAAAAGCGGGCGCATTAACAACAACACTAATTAAATTATTTATTAAACAATACAAAATAAATATGAGTGAGGCTAAATACTCTGATCCAGCTCATTATAAAACCTTTAATGAATTTTTTACCCGTCCGTTAAAAGACGGTGCTCGTCCTATGGTTGAAGATGACGATATTATTATTCACCCAGTAGACGGCGCAATCAGCCAGCTTGGCGATATTGTTGACGGCCAACTAATCCAAGCTAAAGGCCATGATTACAGCTTACAAGCGTTGTTAGGTGGCTCACAAGACGACACAACACCGTTTTTAGGCGGTAAATTTGCAACTATTTACTTGGCGCCAAAAGATTACCACCGTATTCACATGCCAATTGATGGCACGTTAAGCAAAATGATTTACGTACCGGGCGATTTATTTTCGGTAAATCCACTTACCGCGCAAAACGTACCGAATTTATTTGCCCGTAACGAACGTGTAGTAGCAATTTTTGAAACTGAAATTGGCCCGCTTGCTATGGTCCTTGTAGGCGCAACCATTGTTGCTAGCATAGAAACTATTTGGGCTGGCACAGTCACTCCACCAGCTGGCAGTGATGTGTTTAGCTGGAACTACCCAACTAAAGGCGAAAACGCGATCACCCTTAAGAAAGGGGAAGAAATGGGTCGCTTTAAATTAGGCTCAACAGTTGTGCTTGCATGGGGTGCAGATAAAGCCGATATTTTTGATGATCAACGCCCTGAAACGGTAACTCGTTTAGGCACTGCGTTTGCAAAAATTGATGATTAA
- a CDS encoding FAD-dependent oxidoreductase, which translates to MFYDIAVVGFGLAGRLAALELSKQHRVTVFEADDEHTQNSAGKVAAAMLAPLAESVMCERELALMGVDSITRWPAILEQLNSEVFFQQQGTLVVAHPQDKGDLQSFAQRIKPLLNFSAQAINAQQIEQLEPELAGRFSQGLFLPGEAQIDNQAFYKASFRLLNKRKVKFVFNQRASIFDNKVNNREFDYIIDCRGLGAKQDQPLRGVRGEVARLYAPEVNLSRPVRLMHPRYPIYIAPKPNHEYVIGATEIESQDNGAATVRSTLELLSAAYTVHSGFAEARLLNIQTGLRPAFSDNCPQVTQLGQVISINGLYRHGYMLAPSLVADAVARIE; encoded by the coding sequence ATGTTTTATGACATTGCTGTGGTGGGCTTTGGTTTAGCAGGGCGGTTGGCCGCGCTTGAGTTAAGTAAGCAACATCGTGTTACCGTATTTGAAGCCGATGATGAACATACTCAGAACAGTGCCGGTAAAGTGGCAGCAGCGATGCTAGCCCCCCTAGCTGAGTCTGTTATGTGCGAACGTGAATTGGCTTTAATGGGAGTAGATTCTATTACTCGATGGCCTGCTATTTTAGAACAACTAAATAGCGAGGTATTTTTTCAACAGCAAGGTACCCTAGTGGTTGCTCATCCGCAGGATAAAGGCGACTTACAAAGCTTTGCACAGCGAATCAAGCCGTTACTAAATTTTAGTGCTCAAGCAATTAATGCACAGCAAATTGAGCAACTAGAACCTGAACTGGCTGGTCGATTTAGCCAAGGCCTATTTTTGCCCGGTGAAGCGCAGATAGATAACCAAGCCTTTTACAAAGCCAGTTTTAGGTTGCTAAATAAGCGCAAAGTAAAGTTTGTATTTAATCAGCGCGCCAGCATCTTTGATAACAAAGTGAATAATCGAGAGTTTGATTACATTATTGATTGCAGAGGGCTTGGAGCCAAACAAGATCAGCCACTTCGAGGCGTGCGCGGGGAAGTTGCAAGACTCTATGCACCCGAGGTTAATTTATCTCGACCAGTGAGGTTAATGCATCCGCGTTATCCTATTTATATAGCACCTAAGCCGAATCATGAATATGTGATTGGTGCCACCGAAATTGAGTCTCAAGATAACGGGGCGGCAACGGTGCGTTCAACGTTGGAGTTACTTTCAGCCGCTTATACAGTGCACAGCGGTTTTGCCGAGGCTCGACTGTTAAATATTCAAACCGGGCTTCGCCCTGCGTTTAGCGATAACTGCCCACAAGTTACACAACTGGGGCAGGTAATTAGTATTAATGGATTATACCGCCATGGCTACATGCTCGCGCCGAGTTTAGTTGCTGATGCTGTTGCCAGAATAGAGTGA
- the thiS gene encoding sulfur carrier protein ThiS: protein MDIIINGKALTLTSSELKQCLIEYGAKAPFAVAINGQFVPQEQHANYTLNDGDCIDVLSPIQGG from the coding sequence ATGGATATAATAATTAATGGTAAAGCGCTCACCCTAACAAGTAGCGAACTAAAACAGTGTTTAATTGAGTATGGTGCTAAAGCACCGTTTGCAGTAGCCATTAATGGCCAGTTTGTACCTCAAGAGCAACATGCTAACTACACACTTAATGATGGTGATTGCATTGATGTGTTATCTCCGATTCAAGGAGGGTAA
- a CDS encoding TonB-dependent receptor: protein MNLRLSLITATLLPLFAAPIYANADDTELEKIIVTGDFQQESIQTLSASASLFSENEMNQRGATYLDEMLASAANVNFAAGASRGRYIQIRGVGLRSQFVDPINPSVGLVIDGINYSGLGGSSLLFDIDQVEIYRGPQGTRFGADGMAGMIQMQSANATSDPSLKLHLGAGTYNSHEAGLAASTGLTDDTSARVSYFRRKSDGYVDNLYLDKPTQDQDEQVARFKLNSQLTAHLNSELNLHYIDINNGYDAFTLDNSRNSLADQPGEDNQQSYAIGLNNTYTGFDTFDVSLNLSAIDTELFYSFDEDWVCNDTNKPQLCAAGLHPDGYSSTDIYSRDRDDQALDLKFTGKAGNWVAGIYYQNRDVDLERQYTWLANPFASTYETNNIAAYGQLATSIGPKTTLITGLRVEQYQGDYADSNGFSEETDDIMLGGKIAIEYQVIDRTMIYTSITRGYKAGGINSEALAKAKDEGLSLDADFFKQHTSFDPEYLWSGEFGVKGSSLDDKFTLRLAAFYMHRDNIQLKSWQVSDQQFTGYVANASSGSNYGLEIEGSYLLTDNLLISGSAGYLDTKINDFVTKSGLNQDGREQAQAPKYQYAFSARYNVTDELYAMLGVEGKDDYYFSDSHNAQAPNTNLVNASLGYEAESWAVRAWARNVFDETVPTRGFEFGNNPLDGYTSQTYIQLGEPRVAGVTFTLNL, encoded by the coding sequence ATGAACCTACGTTTGTCTTTAATTACAGCCACGTTATTACCCCTGTTCGCAGCACCTATATATGCTAACGCAGATGACACCGAACTAGAGAAAATCATTGTTACCGGTGACTTTCAGCAAGAAAGCATTCAAACATTAAGCGCCAGTGCCAGCTTATTTTCTGAAAATGAAATGAATCAACGTGGTGCAACGTATTTAGACGAAATGTTAGCCAGTGCAGCCAATGTAAACTTTGCTGCTGGTGCGTCTCGCGGTCGTTATATTCAAATTCGCGGTGTCGGTTTACGCTCGCAGTTTGTTGACCCGATAAACCCATCTGTGGGCTTAGTAATTGACGGTATTAATTATTCAGGCTTAGGTGGTAGTTCATTATTGTTTGATATTGACCAAGTAGAAATTTACCGTGGTCCTCAAGGTACGCGTTTTGGTGCAGATGGCATGGCGGGCATGATCCAAATGCAATCAGCTAATGCAACCAGCGATCCTAGCTTAAAATTACATTTAGGTGCTGGCACTTATAACAGCCACGAAGCAGGCCTTGCTGCTAGTACAGGCTTAACAGATGACACCAGTGCCCGCGTTAGCTACTTTCGCAGAAAGTCTGACGGCTACGTAGACAACCTTTATTTAGATAAACCCACTCAAGATCAAGATGAGCAAGTTGCACGCTTTAAATTAAACAGCCAACTCACAGCTCATTTAAATTCAGAACTTAACCTGCATTATATCGATATTAATAACGGCTACGATGCATTTACTCTTGATAATTCTCGCAACAGTCTTGCTGATCAACCAGGCGAAGATAATCAACAAAGTTATGCTATTGGCCTGAATAATACTTACACTGGTTTTGATACCTTTGATGTCAGCTTAAACCTTTCAGCCATTGATACAGAACTTTTTTATAGCTTTGATGAAGACTGGGTGTGTAACGATACTAATAAGCCGCAATTATGTGCCGCCGGTTTACATCCTGATGGTTATAGTTCAACAGATATTTATAGCCGCGATCGTGATGATCAAGCGCTCGACCTGAAATTTACTGGTAAAGCAGGTAACTGGGTTGCGGGTATTTACTATCAAAACCGTGATGTGGATTTAGAGCGTCAATATACGTGGTTAGCCAATCCGTTTGCTTCAACCTATGAAACTAATAACATTGCAGCTTATGGCCAATTAGCCACATCAATAGGCCCAAAAACTACGCTTATTACTGGTTTACGAGTTGAGCAATATCAAGGTGATTACGCCGATAGTAACGGCTTTAGTGAAGAAACTGACGATATTATGCTCGGTGGTAAAATTGCAATTGAATACCAAGTTATTGACCGCACCATGATTTATACCAGTATTACGCGCGGTTACAAAGCCGGTGGTATTAATTCCGAAGCGCTAGCAAAAGCAAAAGATGAAGGTTTAAGTTTAGATGCTGATTTTTTCAAACAGCATACCAGCTTTGACCCTGAGTACTTATGGAGTGGTGAGTTTGGTGTTAAAGGCTCATCGCTAGATGACAAGTTTACCCTGCGTTTAGCTGCTTTTTATATGCATCGCGATAATATTCAATTAAAGTCGTGGCAAGTATCAGATCAACAATTTACCGGTTATGTCGCCAATGCCAGCTCTGGCAGCAACTACGGTCTTGAAATTGAAGGCAGCTACTTACTTACTGATAATTTACTCATTAGCGGTAGCGCTGGCTATTTAGATACGAAAATAAACGACTTTGTAACTAAATCGGGCTTAAACCAAGATGGCCGCGAGCAAGCACAAGCACCTAAATATCAATACGCATTTAGTGCACGCTACAATGTTACTGATGAGCTATATGCTATGTTAGGTGTTGAAGGCAAAGATGATTATTACTTCTCAGACAGCCATAATGCACAAGCTCCAAATACAAACTTAGTGAATGCAAGCCTTGGTTACGAGGCTGAAAGCTGGGCCGTGCGCGCGTGGGCACGTAATGTGTTTGATGAAACCGTTCCAACTCGCGGCTTTGAATTTGGTAACAACCCGTTAGATGGTTATACAAGCCAAACTTACATTCAACTAGGTGAGCCACGTGTGGCCGGCGTTACGTTTACGCTTAATCTGTAA